The window GTCGGCCCGTAGCTCTTCGGTGCTGATGGTTTCGGCGTGCTGCGTCGAAACCACGACCGCGTCCACCCGCACCGGGCGCATGTTCGCGTCGTATTCCACCGTCACCTGCGACTTGCCGTCCGGTCGCAAATACGGCAGCGAGCCGTTCTTGCGCACTTCGGTCAGCTTCATGCACAGCTTGTGCGCCAGCGAAATCGCCGCCGGCATCAGCTCGGGCGTCTCGTTGGTGGCGTACCCGAACATCATGCCCTGGTCGCCCGCGCCGCCCGTGTCCACGCCCATGGCGATGTCGCCGGACTGCTTGTTAATGCTGGAAATCACCGCGCACGTGTTCGCATCGAACCCGTACAGCGCGTTGTCGTAGCCGATCGAGGCCACCACTCCGCGGACCACTGACTGGAAGTCCACGTACGCCTTGGTCGTGATTTCGCCCGCGATTACCACCAATCCGGTGGCGGTCAGCGTCTCGCACGCGACCCGGCTGTAAGGGTCCTGCTCGAAACAGGCATCCAGAATCGCGTCCGATATCTGGTCTGCGATTTTGTCGGGATGACCTTCCGTCACCGACTCAGAAGTGAACAAAGAACGGTTCTTCGACAACTGCTCCTCCTCAAACGATTGCGTTGCGGTTCCTGCGGTGCTCCCGGTACACGCCTTTTTGCGGGGAAGGGAGGCTCAAACTGCCACTCTGCGGGAGGGGGTAACCTCTATTGAAAGTAACAGACTCCGCCCGACACCGC of the Candidatus Binatia bacterium genome contains:
- a CDS encoding S-adenosylmethionine synthetase N-terminal domain-containing protein, which encodes MSKNRSLFTSESVTEGHPDKIADQISDAILDACFEQDPYSRVACETLTATGLVVIAGEITTKAYVDFQSVVRGVVASIGYDNALYGFDANTCAVISSINKQSGDIAMGVDTGGAGDQGMMFGYATNETPELMPAAISLAHKLCMKLTEVRKNGSLPYLRPDGKSQVTVEYDANMRPVRVDAVVVSTQHAETISTEELRAD